The proteins below are encoded in one region of Oncorhynchus gorbuscha isolate QuinsamMale2020 ecotype Even-year linkage group LG01, OgorEven_v1.0, whole genome shotgun sequence:
- the LOC124040602 gene encoding junctional adhesion molecule A-like: MFVSGLVSVFLFFHATGVEAFMVTTKNPNVRAKENEGADLYCTPSDDFGADARVEWKFRDMKGSTTYVIFDGKPTTLYEGRVTKFDGMLRFSKVTRKDNGQYQCEVSNKQYVGDVNVNLTVLVPPSVPMCRIPTSVTTGHRVLLSCHDAEGSPSPTYKWYKDKTPLPENPSQFPAFKNYTYKINPLNGNLEFPSALVIDTGDYSCEAMNDAGPVQRCQAVRMEVRNINTGGIVAGVIVALLALALLCFGLWYAHRKGYMPKKSESKPKPSVVYQPTSESGDEEDGEFRQKSSFVV, from the exons GTGTAGAGGCCTTCATGGTTACAACCAAAAATCCAAATGTGAGGGCTAAAGAGAATGAGG GGGCTGATCTTTACTGTACTCCCTCGGATGACTTTGGGGCAGATGCCAGGGTGGAGTGGAAGTTTAGGGACATGAAGGGTTCTACGACCTACGTCATTTTCGATGGGAAACCCACCA cactttATGAGGGCCGTGTCACCAAGTTTGATGGGATGCTGAGGTTCAGCAAGGTGACGCGCAAAGATAACGGGCAGTATCAATGTGAGGTGTCGAACAAGCAGTACGTTGGGGATGTCAATGTGAATCTCACTGTTTTGG TACCTCCATCCGTGCCCATGTGTAGGATCCCTACCTCTGTGACGACGGGGCATCGCGTGCTACTGTCCTGTCATGATGCAGAGGGGTCTCCTTCCCCCACCTACAAGTGGTATAAGGACAAGACCCCTCTTCCTGAGAACCCCAGCCAGTTCCCTGCCTTCAAGAACTACACCTACAAGATCAATCCTCTCAATGGCAACCTG GAGTTTCCCTCTGCTTTGGTGATAGATACAGGAGACTACAGCTGTGAAGCTATGAACGATGCCGGCCCTGTTCAACGCTGTCAAGCTGTGAGGATGGAAGTCC gcaacaTCAACACTGGAGGTATTGTTGCTGGGGTGATCGTGGCTCTCCTGGCCCTGGCCTTGCTGTGCTTCGGATTGTGGTACGCCCACCGCAAAGGATACATGCCTA AAAAGAGTGAAAG CAAACCCAAACCCTCAGTGGTCTACCAGCCAACATCGGAGTCCGGCGATGAGGAAGAT GGGGAATTCAGACAGAAGTCTTCTTTCGTGGTATAG